Genomic DNA from Lepeophtheirus salmonis chromosome 9, UVic_Lsal_1.4, whole genome shotgun sequence:
AAGaaatggatttttgacattttttgaaaaaaaaaaatgcaaaacccaatgaaacgccatgacagcttaTTTGCTCTCCTCCATAATTAAATtcgtcagggttaccatattgatttaaGTTCCCTTTTTAAACTTATCCAAAAAGCTCCCGGTGAGTCTCACTATAAAGAagtattgttttattatctaAGATTTTTATCAACATAGAAAGGTTGAGAGAATTGAAAAGATTGTTCCGTAACTTTATTGCTCAAAGAGcgcttttttcgaattttttttatcattcatccaaaaaagtaaaaaacatatatcaaCGGGTCATATtaatcatattgaataatatatatacttacacAAAGATTAATTTgagtttttcataaatatagaactttatatattttatagaagtgTATTTCGTGAGCTAATTTTAGAAAtctctttttcataaatttttcaactcaaattgtcattttattagGATGCTAATCCATGTCACCCAAAGAAATAGTTACTTCTCTCATATGATAATATAATGAATGAGGAcgatatttcaattatttcccAAAGGAAATAAGTAAGAAAATGCAAATCCATCCGATTCCAAGCATAttatagttgattttttaatatatatttttttttttcagtaggCTTTGCTTTATTGCATGACTGAAATTACTCTCTAAACATGCATACCGTAGTTTCCTTTTAGACGACCTAATTAATTTTACCGTACAATTATCTAGACTCTGAAcgtattatctatatatttgtgTCAATTAGGAtatctacaattaaaaaatcatttaaagggGAAAGGCGGCTTCAATCTGAAAATACAAGGTTGTGAGAGTTGGTGACATTCGAAATACTGGAGTTGGGGTCTGGAATTTTATGTAGCGACTCCGAAGCCCTGGTCTAATACTtgaacttaaaattttaatacagtAATTTTACTTGACTTAAGTAGATTCAAATGTACTTGGACCCCATCCCTGGTGTAATCAGATGATGAGTTACTTTGACTTTTTGTTGCTCATCTTCTAATCGGATTAGGACATTCTATTAATTGCTTAAGTATTGATATATTCAATGAAGTAatacatcataatttattacGTATTAgtcaattaaaagtaattttgttatattactcCTTACCTTTTTAGTAAAAACATCTTTATCTTATTATAGTAATATAGTTTTTACAAACTAACACATTACTACTCAGCATTGGTTTTAAGACTCCTTCATGCTAATTTTAATACTAAGGGTACTTTGGTGTAGAATCCGACCCGTATCTAGAGAAGTGTGTATTAATTGATACCGCGTATAAAAAGTCAAGCTTTCATTTCTACTAATTTGCTtgaggaaggaaatatattgaGATTTTTGCATATTTGTCGGGGCATAAACaatcaacttttataaaaacaaaaatccctttTCCATTAGTATCAAAGAAATTAGCCAACTATTGTATGTCAAAAAAGGACATAaacatttttaggaattttcagtcgattttactttgatttaattcaaaggTCAGTATTTCTCATTGGCATTATCTAGTATTCAATTCTTGGGAAACAACCCCCTTGAACCTTCTCTCAGGGCAAGGCACTGAAAATGGTTCTTCCAGCACAACAATGACCCAAAACATAGCGGGTGGTCCAGTAAAATcgtaaaatttttaaacttgaacgagatataattaattaactaacaagtgaatttcaacaaaatcaatactatAACTATATAGCTGTCTGTCCCAGCTCTCTTAATCTATACTGTTGCGGCCCTTAGCTGTAATTATGGCTTCCAGTCGCTGGTGGAAGGACTAGCACCCAATGCAGATGTCCCAATGCTGCTTGATATTGGATTTGAGGTGATCGGTGTATGGATGACAAACACTGCAGGCATTCCCTAGACATgcgtgttcagatttcaatgaaccacccgtTACTACCATGGTAACAAAGGAATGGCTCAAGAAGAATCACATTAAGGTAATGGAATGGCCTAACAAATCTCGGGACCTCAAACCCATAGAAGATCTTTatccttagaaaataataacaaaatcagCATGGTATCAAATACTATTTTCCTGCACTGTATTTTACTCGAAATGcggtttcaaataattttaaaccgGACGttaaggagaaaaatatatcacattATGTTAGATTCCTAATCAGATCTTAGGGGAATTCcttgttttctttttccaatatgcatctaaatattatattaatgtttatgtcacagtagagattgaaTCTTTGATTCTCCTAGTAGATATTACAATCCTATTCTCTCCTAGGACAAATTACGTTTTTACTGAGGgagcttttaaaaatttaaagaggttgcaagtttttgaaaatatgacgCCAAGTCATATGATTGTACGACCCATAATTTCATTCTCATCAAATTAATCCCCTGCCTTTTCATTcctagaaatttcaaaaattaaaatttcaaaattcattctcgtacatttcattcccactttgaagagggatatttagtgacgcaatacggtttatgtttctacactcgtaagtagtttttgtgtaggttTGTAAGGGAGGTCTTGTCAGGGGGCAGTCGGCACTCGAGATGAGAgatggatgggagacggatacgaattatttttattgtttatgaaTTAGAAATAACGACATCATAAATCCTTAATAGTGAGTAGAAATGGAATCCCAATCCGATTTATacctaaagttgataatattgtagagaaaaacgcgtgcaaggagaagagagggggggggggtgagGGAAAAACacatatggtattattgtttaaaatactgatgtgattatcagctgcttgctttactatgattttttagggtataacaaaagtatttattagcaaaatgtttaatgaagatatgctacgtataattgacttagaagttttttatccgttacagtagatttgaaaacgtcacactccatgaaattgtaattcattattaacctcattctcagaataatagctaatgaaacgacaaagtagagtatttcgaaatacatttgaagtttaaaaaagaagcctttaatgaaatataatctacatactaaaaattataccatttttatttatgttaaatatacaaaattaaacaattggaatcatataactaataacaataaattataaatacagaatattgaaaaaatagattgatccaaataatattttcttgttctgacattggaatccagttaaatatgtcataactttaggttgcaaaacacaaacgAGGCGtggaatttaatcaaaaagattacttcatgtggaagttgctatatacaattgtgcacaggatagatatatctctaccgatgagatctaactaattattattaataaaataaatgtcaaaatcataaaattagacaataaatatactaattaaaaaaatgttagaaataaatccacctcaaagatttagagcaaaagctaattatgtagtaatgtccggcgatattactccttattaagagcatcaaaaaagatttttcccccgttatttatgcttacatatataacaacatactatcatgaaggatatacacaattgctaattataatgctacacccaatgcaactaccccgttgttgtgaccatttaagcagttgtttttgccttttatgttttttatgaagaccatttcttggagcctatcaaccatagctaagccttaagtgataaaaaaaagtaatatttattgactaagtaatattggaaaacctaatggtcatatccaagtctttaagtgaaaaaattagtctcagacaaactagttgcgaaccatccaaagctagtACCCCCGTTGtggtgaccatttaagcagttgtttttgtcatttaatgagttgtgctcataattcttgatatgtttagctaaaatataatcatattttatggttagattttaaaaaaaaattgaatacttactgttagatagtacaaaattcagagttcgatttcgaaattagtaaatattttatactttttactgataacttgatcgtcatttggtgtggatgactcaaaacatttttatatgtatttctataaatgacatcagtaccaacatcctccattaattaaatgatggttcctcaggaagggataggtttaccagtgtatttctccataaaatttttgaacgtagatgctTAGCAATGGATAacgttatattacatgcaataagcatctttgtgagatcagagttaaagtctgacttgatgtattcatcattaacttgattttttggataattttagacaggggactaaaggcatatttatatcgacaaatccgacaagccatctatTTCTCAtatggtaagtattttccaaattcgtggtcctccattttcataaatccagacagaaggcgacgttattttaggcattttattcagttctctatcgattatttaatattatattaatattgaattataaaggcgggaatgataacgttcttgattgatagaagaagatgtatattatttaatcaatgatgccatgcgtatttttttatttctcctcgcacgcttttctattcttaccaaaattatcacccttatttATACATTGGTAAATACAAGTAAATTCGGACATTGTTCCTTCTCTTTTTTATCATCTAATTCTACTTGCTCCTATTCCTCATCATCCATCGACaatcatcaatttcatcatccccttttctcttccttcctcTTTTCCCAATTCAAATCTacgtaaaaaataactaaaatcaCATTGATGGGGCCTCTAACTCCCTTCTCCATGATCAATTACTATCTCCTGCTTCAAGCTTAACTCTTCATTGAATTCTGCAAGTTacaacaatttcaaatttcggTGAACTATCATCATTCATAGGATCATGCTCGGACTCATAATAGATTTCTAGAATATATCATCATTCATCTCCTTCACATCCAATCGTAACTGTTCAAACTTCAATACATAGGTTTCAAAGCATTTTGGAGGAATCACGGAGTACTACTACTATGATCCGTTGCGAAGAATCATTGACATTCATATTCCGTCCATTTCTTCATCAAGAGGCCATAGAGAGTTATTGAAGAATATCAAGATAAAGCTCATCCATAAAGTCTGCATGCAtttctgaatataatatataatattaaatatatctaaatattccAAGCACTTATCACAATCATAGAAGGTTGATGATCATGTAGAGAAAAATGCGTGCGAGggggaaaggggggggggagaaagacttatggtatcattgtttaaaatactgatgtgattatcagcttcctgctttattatgatttttgagggtataacgaaagtatttattagcaaaatgtttaatgaagatttactacgtataattgacttagacgttttatccgttacagtagattggaaaacgtcacactcaatgaaattgtaattcattatgaaccttattctcataataatagctaatgaaacgacaaagtagagtatttcgaaatatatttgaagctcaaagtttaaaaaagaaggctttaatgaaatataatctacatactaaaaaataaaccatcatacatttatgttaaatatacaaaattaaacaattagaatcatataactaataataacaataaattataaatacagaatattgaaataatagattgatccaaataatattttctttttctgacatcggaattcagttaaatatgtcacaAGTCATTAGTATTTCATCCCTCCTCCTTGCACACTTTTGTATCCTCACCAAAATTATTAACCTTAACCATAACAagtttacgactgatgtttgacttccaccacgctttaaATAGTGACGGCATAGTGTAtaagtagttgcgtgttttgtttacattttccatagtataaaaaaagaaacaatctacATTCTACTATTTGATAAGGTCTCAATTTTAGTAAAAGACATTCAAACCCATTCTGGATCTTCCACGTCGTAATAAAGTATATGAAGCTAAGTTTCTACAGAGGATCGTTTTGCCATAGTAGGCTTCAGCGAGGTACGAAGAAGATTGTCGGATTTCACTCAAAtccattaggaaaattaaattgaaggctTATTAGTTATACCGTGTTAACTCTTCTGCCTCGTCATCTtcaattctatcattcaatccaagaacaatatattcaatccatatacattgtaattacttataagatatttgtattgactgtcatttgttaggatggaaataaattatacttaaatgaaaaagattttatttatatttagtccTAAAATTCTTAACCTAAACGATCTACTATTAACTATGATTATATAATAGGTGAATTAGAGGGTTTGACTTGGCGTCATATTTTCGACAACAGgcaacctcttcaaatatgaaatagtaGCTAGCAATACTAGTAGAATTATTGATTCTCCTAGTAGAGATTGTAAGCCTAGAACAGATTACGATCATGATCTCTACTAGGAGAATCAacgattctactggatttcCATCTCTACTGTGACATATATATcctcgtatttaatatataattcccAATCTAATAAAACCTTCCCTTAAATAAGACTAACAGAGTCTAaattaagcaaaataataagTAAGCATTCATTTTGGCATTTACAGAacatataaagaatttatttaataaatataaaaaataatatcactttTTGGGaggtacatttataatttaaagatgaTTATGCTTAATCTATTTGTAGCATGAGCTATAGTACTCTTCCTCCAATTCAAATAAATCTATGGCAAGTTCATCTCGAAGAATAGTTAACTTTCTATCACAAGAGTCTCTTAGATCAAGAAACATTTTGGAATTGTGAGAAATTGCTTCATTGACAGAAGGGAAGTCGTTCAAAATCAGGTACTGTTTAATATCACTAATCAGCTTCATTAGAGACTCGGAGGCTCTCACCATATTGGCAGCCCTCACCTGTTTCTCAAATGAATCTTCCTCGCATTGGGTTGCACGAGTAATTTGATGTTCTTCTTCAActctacataatttaattatttctgtaAAGTTTGATAAAAGAGTATTGATGTCTTCTTTGAGCCGATAGCGATATGATTTTAAAAGAGCATCTTTACTCAGGGGTACACTGCTGAGTCTGCTTGACATTCTTGTATTTCAGGGTGTATCtgaaagataaaaacaaaataatttgaactgAAATGATCTGAAAAATATACGCATACTATAAAtactacttttgaaaaaaaaaaaaaacacctatgTAATGACATTCAACTAACCTATAGATAGACAACTGAATCGTATATTTGctgcataaaattaaaagattaagtAAGAATTCTTGAGCATCATAGGTAATTGATGGCTTTAGATTTAAACTGCAAAAGGACACCATTTCTTCACATATACTAAGTTAATAATATCATCTTTAGATAGGTATAGTTCTTCGAGTAATCCTTATTGACCAAGCTTCAATCTTCATTCAAAAGAGACTTTGTTGGCACATGTCACTTTTCAAAGCAGAGGAATTTCCGTGTAGCCGTAGTGGAATCTTATTTCGTGTTTTTGCATATATGGTCATTCCGAAGGTTGCCATTTCTTTATTCCCATAAATGTAATGAATTCGACTTTCTTCACTCATATGATGTTATTAGTATTATTGATATGTTGTGTGTGTAAAggataaaggtttttttttttaattttttgtgaacaaaattagagtaaataaaaattaattttaacccAATTAAGTTGAAAGGGAAGTAGAgtggatttaattaaaaacactttgaaattatttgtatattgaacaagaattttaaacttcatgcTTGGATGTATTTCAGTCACAATAGCTATATCTTCAGCTTTCCAATCTTTTGAAGGAGTCCCTTGCCGccgtaaaaaaaaacctctgcAATGTCATCCATACAGATATATTCCTTCATTTGACGTATTGCCGATTCACTTTGTTGATAGTGCGATGAAAGTCATTACCAGGGacaatagagcgttttcatgtgacgtcagcattgttaatGTTGGCCATTTTGGAGTCCTAAACAGCTTAGTTTTATATGAATGAAACcccttttttccatttatattaaggaaaatagggAATGACACAATGGAACGAACAAATTAAAGGACTTAAATCTATCAAACCATAAGTCCATCATAACTGTATCCCCCTATTgactagttttattaaattatttaaaaattggttgCTACATGGTCATACAATCTTACTAACAGGAGGGTTACTAGCTTTTATTATTTGGAGGCTTAGCCCCATAAATTATCAGCACAAAAATACTTAAGTAGTTtcgttttatttatgtacatatatgattaacattttttttttgagggggggct
This window encodes:
- the MED22 gene encoding mediator of RNA polymerase II transcription subunit 22 → MSSRLSSVPLSKDALLKSYRYRLKEDINTLLSNFTEIIKLCRVEEEHQITRATQCEEDSFEKQVRAANMVRASESLMKLISDIKQYLILNDFPSVNEAISHNSKMFLDLRDSCDRKLTILRDELAIDLFELEEEYYSSCYK